The Amycolatopsis jiangsuensis nucleotide sequence ATCGTCGAGCACGACATGCCGACCGACCCGCTCGCCACCGCGCAGGCCGGGTTCCGCTACCTGCACACCGTCCGTTTCTGACCGGAAAGGTCCACTATGGACAGGAAGACCAAGAGCGGGCTGTCCCGGAGATCGATGCTCGCGGGGACCGCGGCAGGGGTGCTGGCCCCGGTCGTGGTGGCCGGTGCCGGTGCGACGCCGGCCGCCGCCGCGGGACAGGCCCGCAACATCACCCTTTACGCCGACACGGTGGCCGGCACGACCCGCGTCGGGTACGGGCTGGAGCCCGGCAAGCCGACCATCCCCGGTCCGCTGCTGGAATGCTACGAGGGCGACACGCTGGTGATCGAGCTGGTCAACCGGACCGACCAGCGGCTCTCGATCCATCCGCACGGGGTCAACTACGAGACCACTTCGGACGGTTCGCCGCTCAACAACTCGTTCAACGAACCGTACGAGACCAAGACCTACACCTGGAAAACGCGGACCGCGAGCCAGGCGGCCAACGGTTTCTGGATGCCCGGCAGCGCCGGCTACTGGCACTACCACGACCACGCGCTCGGCGGTGACCACGGAACCGCGGGCCTGATGAAGGGCCTCTACGGCGGGCTGATCGTGCGCAAACGCGGCGATCTGCTGCCCAGCAAGCAGTTCACCGTGGTGTTCACCGAGATGTGGATCAACCACCAGATGGCGCCGGACACCCCGATCTTCGAGGCGAACCTGGGGGAGCGGGTCGAGTTCATCTGCATCGGGCACGGCAACCTGATGCACACCTTCCACCTGCACGCGCACCGCTGGGCCGACACCCGCACCGGCATGCTCACCAGCGCGACGGACAACGCCTCGATCGTCGACAACAAGACGCTCGATCCCGGGTGCTCCTTCGGCTTCCAGGTGATCGCCGGGTCCGGCGTCGGCCCGGGCGCGTGGATGTACCACTGCCACGTGCAGCAGCACTCGGACGACGGCATGTCCGGGCTGTTCCTGGTCCGCGAGGCCGACGGCGGGATGCCGCCCGGTGCGCAGGACGCGATCGACCACTTCAAGGGCCACCACCATCCGACCGCGAAACCGGAGGGCAGTACCGATGCCGCAGCCAGCGCGCACATGCACCACTAGGCCGCCCGTCACCAGGAAGGAGCGAAGCAGATGAGACGACGTGCTTTCCGGTTCGGCCTGCGCCGCAGGTCGCTGTCGGCCCTCGCGGCCGGGGCGGTGGTGGGCGCGGGACTCCCGCTCGTGGTCACGCCGGCCGCCGAAGCCGCGACGAACGTCCCCATCAACGTCCTGGTGTTCCACGGAGCCGCAGGGGACCAGAAGGACCCGGTCCTGCGGGCCACCGACGCGATCGCGAGCCTGGGGCAGGCAAACGGCATCACCGTGACGTCCTCTTCGGACCCCGCGGTGTTCACTCCGGCGACGCTGGCCAAGTACCGCGGGGTCGTCTTCCTTTCCTCGCAGGGCACCGAGCTCGACCGGGACCAGGAAACGTCGCTGCAGAACTACATGAAGGACGGCGGCGGTTTCCTCGGCCTGTCCGACGCGGCCAAGGCACAGGACGGTTCGCAGTGGTTTTCCGGGCTGATCGGGGCGCGCCCGGTGGGCAGCAGGCCGACGCCGCAGGCGATCACCGCGAGCGGCGAGAACCCGCCGAACGAGACCAAGGAGAAGCTGGCCGACAACGACCCGAGCACCAAGTGGCTGAGCAAGGAGCCGACCGGGTGGGTCGCCTACCAGATGTCCGCGCCGATCACGGTGAACAGCTACACCCTGGTCTCCGGCAACGACTACGCCGGCCGTGACCCGAAGGACTGGACCCTGCAGGGTTCCGACGACGGCACCACGTGGACGGACCTGGACACTCGGACCGGCGAGACGTTCGCCGATCGCCAGCAGACCCGCACGTTCCCGGTCACCGGTGCCAAGGCCTACGCCCACTACCGGCTGAACATCACCGCGAACGCCGGGGAACCGCTGCTGCAGCTGGCCGATTTCCGGCTGGACACCGACCAGTCCACCCCACCGCCGGAAGGCGATCCGGCGAAGGCCACCGTCGATGTACTCGACAAGCTGAACCCGGCCACTGCCGGCCTGCCGCAGAAGTGGGTCCGCACCGACCGGTGGCTCAACTGGGACGTCAACCCGGTCGGCACCGTGCACACCGTCGCGCAGGTCGAGGAGGCCGGTTACACCCCGGGCGCCGGGGCGAACGGGCCGTTCCACCCGATCTCCTGGTGCCGCGACTACGACGGCGGCCGCTCGTTCTACAGCGGAATGGGCCGCACTGAGGCCAGCTACGGCGAGGCCGAGTTCCGGCAGCACATCCTCGGCGCGCTGAAGTGGACCACCGGGATGGTGCGCGGCGACTGCAAGGCGGGCATCGCGTCGAACTACAAGGTGGAACGGCTGACCGGGAAGAACCAGCCCGGCCAGCTGGACCAGATCGGTGAACCGCACGGGCTCACCATCGCGCCGGACGGCAAGGTCTTCTACATCGGCAAGGCGGCCTGCCCGACCGGTCCGGTGGTCAGCTGGGACGACCCGAACGTCGGCCTCGGCTGCGGCACGATCCACCAGTGGGACCCGGTGACGAAGAAGCCCAAGCTGCTGACGACGTTGCAGGTGATGGGCAATCGCGGCAGCGGGGACGAGCTGGTCAAGAACGAGGAGGGCCTGCTCGGTCTCACCCTGGACCCGAAGTTCAGCGAAAACGGCTGGATGTACGCCTACTGGATGCCGCACGACTCGATCGACCGGGACAAGCAGGTCGGGCGGCGCACGGTTTCGCGGTTCACCTACGACCTGAAGAACCAGACACTGGACCAGGCCACCCGTAAGGACCTGCTGTCCTGGGAGGTGCAGATCCACAGCTGCTGCCACGCCGGCGGCGGCATGGACTTCGACAAGGACGGCAACCTCTACATCGGTTCCGGTGACAACAACTCCTCCGAGGGTTCGAACGGGTACTCCGGCAACAACTGGACCGCGGACTACAAGGGCATTTCGTTCCAGGATGCCCGCCGTACCGCGGGCAACACCAACAACCTGGCCGGCAAGATCCTGCGCATCCATCCGGAGGCCGACGGCACCTACACTATTCCGGAGGGGAACCTGTTCCCCGAGGACAAGGACCCGGGGGACAAGACCCTCCCGGAGATCTACGTGATGGGCGTGCGCAACATTTCCCGGCTGCACATCGACAAGAAGACCAACTGGCTGCACGCCGCGTGGGTCGGCCCGGACGCGTCCTCGCCGAGCCCGGAACTCGGGCCGGCAAAGTACGAGACCGCGACAATCATCACCGAGGCGGGCAACCAGGGCTGGCCGTACTGCATGGGCAACAAGCAGCCCTACCGCGATCGCAGCAGCACCGACGCGGCCGTGCTCACCGGTTGGTACGACTGCGACAACCCGGTGAACACCTCGCCGCGCAACACCGGTCTGGTGAACCTGCCGCCGGTGAAGAAGAATATGATCTGGTACTCGCCCGACGGCGGCGGTCCGGTGTTCCCGAACCGTCCCGGCAGTTCCGTGCCGACCTACAACGCGGCGGACGCCACCTACACCGAACCGTACCTGCGGGGTGGCGGCCAGGCGGTGATGGACGGACCGACCTACCACCGCGATCTGGTGAACGCCAACAGCGGGGTCGCGTGGCCGGAGTACTGGAACGACAAGTGGTTCATCGGTGACGAGAGCAACGGGCAGAACCGCATCGCGGCCACTGTGGACGCCGAAGGGGTGGCGAACCAGGATCCGCCGTTGTTCGCCGAAACACTGCGCCAGATCATTCCCTCCGGTGGCGGGGACGAGAAGCTGCAGAGCTGGATGGACGCCAAGTTCGGTCCGGACGGCGCACTGTACGTGCTCGACTACGGCAGCGGCTTCTTCAGCCTGGACAGCAACCAGAAGCTGCTGAAGATCAGCTACACCGGGGGAGGGCCCACCCCGGCCGCGACGGTGTCGTCGGCCATGGTGCAGAACAAACCGCTCACCGCGGCCTTCACCGGATCGAAGGCCGGTGGCGTCTCCTACAAGTGGGATTTCGGCGACGGCACGGTTTCCACACAGGCCGATCCACGGCACACCTACGCGAATACCGGGCTCTACACCGCGAAGCTGACCGTGACCTACGCCGATGGTGAGACGGTCACGACGCGGAACTCGGTGAACGTCGGCTGCTTCCTCGCTGATCCCAGTGCGACAGTGACGCTCGGCGACACCGATACCGGGGTGCAGAACCGGAACGCGGGTGGTGGTTGCACCGTCGACGACCTGATCGACGACGAAAGCACGTGGACCTCCCACGCCGGCTTCGTCAACCAGGTCGACCAGGCGGTGGGCCGGCTGAGTGACCGCGGGGTGCTGAGCGACGACGAAGCGGGCAAGATCACCGCCGCGGCCGACGCGTCACCGATCGGCACCAAGGGGGTCACCGGCTACGACGCGATCTACGACGGTACGGCCGAGTCGTTCCGCAACTGGACACAGGCGCCGTCCGGGCAGTTCGCCATGCAGCCGGACGGCTCGCTGAAACCGTCCGGTGGGCTGGGCATGCTGTGGTACTCCGCCCGGCAGTACGGCGATTTCTCGGTGAAGCTGCAGTTCAAGGACGTGGCACCGGAGGGCAGCGCGAACAGCGGCGTGTTCATCCGGTTCCCGGACCTGCGGACCCCATTGGACCAGCGTCCGCCGGGCAGCTGCGGCACGGTCGGCGCGGCACGCACCGATCCGGCCTGGGCCGCGATCTTCTGCGGACACGAGATCCAGATCTACGACGGGGCCACCGGCGAACCGCAGAAGACCGGGTCGGTGTACAACTTCGACTCGCGCACGCTGGACCAGGCGGGCGTGCGGCCGAAGGGGACCTGGAACGACTACGAGATCAAGGTCGTCGGGCAGCACTTCACGATGATCCGCAACGGCGCGGTGATCAACGAGTTCGACAACACCCCGGGCCAGACCTCCTCGCGCGCGGGTGATCCGCCGACCGATCTCCGGCAGTTCGTCAGCGGGTACATCGGCCTGCAGAACCACAGTGACAACGACCTGATGGAGTTCCGCAACATCCGGGTGCGGCAGCTGTAATCCGGAACCCGGCCGGGGGCGGGCGCTCCGCCCGTCCCCGGCCGGTCCCTCGCACGGAAGGTTTCCCCGCGATGTCCCCGAGAACCCTCGTCGTGGCGGTGCTGGCCGCAGCGCTCGCCCTGCTGGGCCTGACGCTGCCGGGCTCCGCGGCGGCCTCGAGCAGTGCCGCCGCCGCGCCGGTCCAGACTCTGACCTGGACCGCGGGCAACAGCACCGACCACTACCTGTCCGCGCCGACCACCGCGGTGGCCGGCGAAACGCTGATCCTGTTCCAGAACACCGAAGCCCTCGGCTCGACGATGTCGCACACGCTCACCTTCGACACCACGACCGAGGGGTACAACCACGACGTCGACCTGAACATCCTCGCCAACCCCTACGACGACCAGGGCGGCGAGCACGAAGCGACCGTCACGCTCACCCCCGGCAAATACCGTTACCACTGCACGGTTCAGGGCCACACCCAGATGCAGGGTGAACTGATTGTGACCGACGGCGGTGGCGGTTCGGACACCACCCCGCCGACGGTGACCGCGACGGTCGACGGGAACAAGGACACCGACGGCAACTACGTCGGTTCCGCGACCGTGAAGCTGGACGCCACCGACAGTCAGTCCGGAGTGGACAAAGTCGAGTACAAACTGGACGAAGGCGAGTGGACCGCGTACTCCGCCCCGGTCGTCGTCGATTCCGTCGGCGCGCACATGGTGCACTACAAGGCGACCGACAAGGAGGGCAACGCTTCCGAGGAAGGAATGTCGTCGTTCAGCGTCGTGGCCGGGCAGCCCGGGGACGACACTCCGCCGACGGTGACCGCGGAGGTGACGGGGGAGCAGGACGCCGACGGCAACTACCTCGACACCGCCACGGTGAAGCTGACCGCCACCGACGCCGATTCCGGCGTGGACAAGGTGGAGTACGCGCTGGACGAAGGCGAATGGACCGCGTACGCGGATCCGGTCGCGGTTTCCGCGCCGGGTATGCACATGCTGCACTACCGTGCCTCCGACAAGGCGGGCAACGCTTCCGAGGAGGGCATGGCGCACTTCACCGTGGTCAGCAGCGACACGACCGCGCCGACGGTCACCGCGGAGGTCGCGGGTAACCAGGACGCCGACGGCAACTATGTCGGCAAAGCGACCGTGACCGTGAAGGCCGCCGACGACGAATCCGGTGTGGACAAGACCGAGTACAAGGTGGACGAGGGCGAGTGGACCGCGTATGCGGAGCCGGTCGTCGTGTCCACTGCGGGTGCCCATACGGTTCATTACCGGGCGACGGACAAGGCGGGCAACGCTTCGACGGAAGAAGCGGCGACGTTCACCGTGGTCGAAGGGGACGACAGCACCGCGCCGACCGTCGCCATGACGGTCAGCGGCGACCTGGACGCCAACTGGTCCTACATCGAAGAAGCGACCGTCACCGTGGAGGCCATGGACACGGGGTCCGGGGTGGCCAAGGTCGAGTACCAAGTGGACGGTGGCGAGTGGACTGTCTACACCGACCCGGTCAAGGTGACCGGGCTCGGCAAGCACACCGTGCTCCACCGCGCCACCGACAAGGCGGGCAACGTCTCGGCGGAGGAAGGCGGCGCGTTCACCATCGTTGCGGCACCGCCGGGCCCGGACGTCTGCCCGGACTCCGACACCCGGGAGACGGTGGTTCTCGGCCTCGCGGACAGCCAGGTCGAAAACCGCGACACCGGCAACGGTTGCACGATCAACGACGTGATCGACGACGAGTCGGCGTACGCGTCGAACGACCAGTTCGTGGCCTACGTCCGGGCGGTGACGCAGGAGCTGCTCGACGGCGGGGTGCTCTCGCCTGCCGAACGGAACCTGATCATCACCGCGGCGTTCGACTCCGGTGTCGGCGGCGGCGCGCAGGCCGGCATCGAGCGGAACCCGGCGGTGCAGAAGGTGGTCAAGGCGCCGGCGCGGATCGTCTGACGCTCCTCGGCGCGGGAAGCCCGGTACGTCGGTCGTCGTGACCACACTGCCGGGCTTCCTCAGGGGTGACCAGTGACGATTTTCGGTGTAAGGCTGGATTCCGGGTTCAACGGGATGGAGGTCACGCCCGGTGATCCCGCGCGGCTGATCGCCGACGCGCAGGCCGCCGACCGTGCCGGACTGGACGTGGTCACCGTGACAACCTGCCGTGCCGGCCCGCACCCATGCTGGCCAGGACGGTCAGTGCGCTGTCGGCGCTGTCGGTGGCCGGATCGCGCTCGGCGCCGGCGCCGGGGCTTTCCGGGACG carries:
- a CDS encoding multicopper oxidase domain-containing protein, with product MDRKTKSGLSRRSMLAGTAAGVLAPVVVAGAGATPAAAAGQARNITLYADTVAGTTRVGYGLEPGKPTIPGPLLECYEGDTLVIELVNRTDQRLSIHPHGVNYETTSDGSPLNNSFNEPYETKTYTWKTRTASQAANGFWMPGSAGYWHYHDHALGGDHGTAGLMKGLYGGLIVRKRGDLLPSKQFTVVFTEMWINHQMAPDTPIFEANLGERVEFICIGHGNLMHTFHLHAHRWADTRTGMLTSATDNASIVDNKTLDPGCSFGFQVIAGSGVGPGAWMYHCHVQQHSDDGMSGLFLVREADGGMPPGAQDAIDHFKGHHHPTAKPEGSTDAAASAHMHH
- a CDS encoding ThuA domain-containing protein; its protein translation is MRRRAFRFGLRRRSLSALAAGAVVGAGLPLVVTPAAEAATNVPINVLVFHGAAGDQKDPVLRATDAIASLGQANGITVTSSSDPAVFTPATLAKYRGVVFLSSQGTELDRDQETSLQNYMKDGGGFLGLSDAAKAQDGSQWFSGLIGARPVGSRPTPQAITASGENPPNETKEKLADNDPSTKWLSKEPTGWVAYQMSAPITVNSYTLVSGNDYAGRDPKDWTLQGSDDGTTWTDLDTRTGETFADRQQTRTFPVTGAKAYAHYRLNITANAGEPLLQLADFRLDTDQSTPPPEGDPAKATVDVLDKLNPATAGLPQKWVRTDRWLNWDVNPVGTVHTVAQVEEAGYTPGAGANGPFHPISWCRDYDGGRSFYSGMGRTEASYGEAEFRQHILGALKWTTGMVRGDCKAGIASNYKVERLTGKNQPGQLDQIGEPHGLTIAPDGKVFYIGKAACPTGPVVSWDDPNVGLGCGTIHQWDPVTKKPKLLTTLQVMGNRGSGDELVKNEEGLLGLTLDPKFSENGWMYAYWMPHDSIDRDKQVGRRTVSRFTYDLKNQTLDQATRKDLLSWEVQIHSCCHAGGGMDFDKDGNLYIGSGDNNSSEGSNGYSGNNWTADYKGISFQDARRTAGNTNNLAGKILRIHPEADGTYTIPEGNLFPEDKDPGDKTLPEIYVMGVRNISRLHIDKKTNWLHAAWVGPDASSPSPELGPAKYETATIITEAGNQGWPYCMGNKQPYRDRSSTDAAVLTGWYDCDNPVNTSPRNTGLVNLPPVKKNMIWYSPDGGGPVFPNRPGSSVPTYNAADATYTEPYLRGGGQAVMDGPTYHRDLVNANSGVAWPEYWNDKWFIGDESNGQNRIAATVDAEGVANQDPPLFAETLRQIIPSGGGDEKLQSWMDAKFGPDGALYVLDYGSGFFSLDSNQKLLKISYTGGGPTPAATVSSAMVQNKPLTAAFTGSKAGGVSYKWDFGDGTVSTQADPRHTYANTGLYTAKLTVTYADGETVTTRNSVNVGCFLADPSATVTLGDTDTGVQNRNAGGGCTVDDLIDDESTWTSHAGFVNQVDQAVGRLSDRGVLSDDEAGKITAAADASPIGTKGVTGYDAIYDGTAESFRNWTQAPSGQFAMQPDGSLKPSGGLGMLWYSARQYGDFSVKLQFKDVAPEGSANSGVFIRFPDLRTPLDQRPPGSCGTVGAARTDPAWAAIFCGHEIQIYDGATGEPQKTGSVYNFDSRTLDQAGVRPKGTWNDYEIKVVGQHFTMIRNGAVINEFDNTPGQTSSRAGDPPTDLRQFVSGYIGLQNHSDNDLMEFRNIRVRQL
- a CDS encoding OmpL47-type beta-barrel domain-containing protein: MSPRTLVVAVLAAALALLGLTLPGSAAASSSAAAAPVQTLTWTAGNSTDHYLSAPTTAVAGETLILFQNTEALGSTMSHTLTFDTTTEGYNHDVDLNILANPYDDQGGEHEATVTLTPGKYRYHCTVQGHTQMQGELIVTDGGGGSDTTPPTVTATVDGNKDTDGNYVGSATVKLDATDSQSGVDKVEYKLDEGEWTAYSAPVVVDSVGAHMVHYKATDKEGNASEEGMSSFSVVAGQPGDDTPPTVTAEVTGEQDADGNYLDTATVKLTATDADSGVDKVEYALDEGEWTAYADPVAVSAPGMHMLHYRASDKAGNASEEGMAHFTVVSSDTTAPTVTAEVAGNQDADGNYVGKATVTVKAADDESGVDKTEYKVDEGEWTAYAEPVVVSTAGAHTVHYRATDKAGNASTEEAATFTVVEGDDSTAPTVAMTVSGDLDANWSYIEEATVTVEAMDTGSGVAKVEYQVDGGEWTVYTDPVKVTGLGKHTVLHRATDKAGNVSAEEGGAFTIVAAPPGPDVCPDSDTRETVVLGLADSQVENRDTGNGCTINDVIDDESAYASNDQFVAYVRAVTQELLDGGVLSPAERNLIITAAFDSGVGGGAQAGIERNPAVQKVVKAPARIV